The following are encoded in a window of Polynucleobacter sp. VK25 genomic DNA:
- a CDS encoding two-component regulator propeller domain-containing protein, producing the protein MKAMIRRGLFILLVAASFSALSQNQNSSKALDYKVDASWPKTLPNNWILGQVAGVATDKNDHIWIIHRPLTITDDEKGATLNPKRSKCCVPAPPVLEFDKKGNLLQAWGGPGIGYNWPKNEHGIYVDPNGNVWVGGNDQADHMILKFTPQGKFLLQIGSPGTSLGSNDQNQLGRPAHMNVDPVANEVYIADGYLNKRVIVFDSNTGAYKRHWGAYGNTPSDEKIPTFNPTSPQFANPVHCVRLMKDNTLFVCDRANNRIQVFEKSGKFIREMAFETDTRGSGSVWDLIPADGTQKYILIADGTNNEVTVMERDSGRKLSSFGRSGRNAGDFHWVHNIAVDSEGSVYTTEVDTGKRAQKFIRAK; encoded by the coding sequence ATGAAGGCAATGATTCGTCGCGGACTTTTCATTCTATTAGTCGCCGCAAGTTTTAGCGCATTGTCGCAAAACCAAAATTCCAGTAAGGCCCTTGATTACAAAGTTGATGCATCTTGGCCAAAAACATTACCTAATAACTGGATATTAGGTCAGGTAGCAGGCGTCGCTACTGATAAAAATGATCATATCTGGATCATTCATCGCCCACTCACCATTACAGATGATGAAAAAGGGGCAACACTAAACCCCAAACGATCAAAGTGCTGCGTACCAGCACCACCAGTTCTTGAGTTTGATAAAAAAGGTAATTTATTGCAGGCATGGGGTGGGCCTGGCATTGGTTACAACTGGCCAAAAAATGAACATGGAATTTATGTCGATCCCAATGGAAATGTTTGGGTAGGCGGCAATGATCAAGCTGACCATATGATTTTGAAATTCACACCACAAGGAAAATTTCTTCTGCAGATTGGCTCGCCCGGCACAAGTCTAGGCAGCAATGATCAAAACCAGCTTGGCCGCCCTGCCCATATGAATGTAGACCCCGTAGCAAATGAGGTCTACATTGCAGATGGGTATCTCAATAAACGGGTTATTGTTTTTGACTCCAATACCGGAGCATACAAACGTCATTGGGGCGCCTATGGAAACACTCCCAGCGATGAAAAAATACCTACGTTCAACCCGACATCACCGCAGTTCGCCAATCCAGTCCATTGTGTTCGCTTAATGAAAGACAACACATTATTTGTCTGCGATAGAGCAAATAATAGAATCCAAGTATTTGAGAAAAGCGGAAAATTTATTCGAGAAATGGCATTTGAAACTGACACAAGGGGTTCTGGCTCGGTATGGGATCTAATACCAGCAGATGGGACTCAAAAGTACATCTTGATTGCCGACGGAACTAACAATGAAGTTACGGTAATGGAGCGGGATTCTGGACGCAAACTCAGCTCATTTGGCAGGAGCGGGAGAAATGCTGGTGACTTCCACTGGGTACATAATATTGCTGTTGATTCTGAGGGTAGCGTCTATACCACTGAGGTTGATACAGGCAAGCGCGCCCAGAAGTTTATTCGGGCTAAATAA
- a CDS encoding extracellular solute-binding protein — protein MKFLFVFLLSLLLSTQAMAQLEVIISGGFSGPYNQMLPGFEQKTGIKVVTKSGASQGSGPKTIKAQLNAGVTADVVILSREGLAELMAQNKIAPNSDVDLAQAPLGLAVPTGNPKPDISTTKAFADALVKAKKIVVPGSTSGIYLKTELFPRLGISNQIEVQVTERGSESTAILAAHKANIAVQPSSELVNIPGIDYVGALPSDVQLIQTFSAAIIQNSPNQQAAKKLIEYLSSPSAAVPIKNSGMNLVR, from the coding sequence TTGAAATTTCTTTTTGTATTCTTACTCTCACTACTACTAAGTACCCAAGCCATGGCACAACTTGAAGTGATTATCTCGGGCGGTTTTTCTGGACCCTACAACCAAATGCTGCCTGGCTTTGAACAGAAAACTGGCATTAAAGTTGTTACTAAGTCAGGCGCATCGCAAGGTTCTGGACCTAAAACTATCAAAGCACAGCTGAATGCGGGCGTTACGGCAGACGTTGTCATACTCTCTCGAGAAGGTCTTGCCGAACTAATGGCTCAAAACAAAATAGCTCCAAATTCAGATGTGGATTTAGCGCAAGCCCCTTTGGGACTGGCCGTGCCTACCGGGAACCCAAAACCAGATATATCAACCACTAAGGCTTTTGCAGATGCATTAGTGAAGGCTAAAAAAATTGTCGTGCCAGGCAGTACCAGTGGCATCTACTTAAAAACTGAATTATTTCCACGTCTAGGGATCAGCAATCAAATTGAGGTTCAAGTAACCGAAAGGGGTTCAGAATCTACCGCCATCCTGGCTGCCCACAAGGCGAATATTGCCGTTCAGCCCAGCAGTGAATTAGTTAACATTCCCGGCATTGACTACGTCGGCGCCCTTCCTAGTGACGTTCAACTTATTCAAACTTTTAGTGCGGCCATTATTCAGAATTCGCCAAATCAACAGGCGGCTAAAAAGCTGATTGAATATTTAAGCTCACCAAGCGCGGCTGTACCCATTAAAAATAGCGGCATGAATTTAGTGCGCTAA
- a CDS encoding amidohydrolase family protein, whose amino-acid sequence MNNRRSFLKTSGKALGGLFFCGCGLSHAADTAKPKRITPVFINGKRIKTIDVHAHCMFQDAIDLMGEDAASVPPPTKGIPEHFIKINERIKAMDAQGIDMQVLSVNPYWYRKDKETAVEICRLNNLHLAELCNLRPDKFAAFASLTMQYPDLAVEQLEYAVKKQGLRGAAIGGSVLGQDFSDPKYHPVLAKAQELNVALFIHPQSTPQLAQRFKGNGWMSNVIGNPLDTTIALQHLIYEGVLDKYPQLKVLAAHGGGFLGSYAPRMDHSCFVSPKNCDPNIVLKKKPSEYLKQLYFDSLVFTPEALQYLVSQVGVSQVVIGTDHPIPWEEFPVEHVMATPGLSNTDRIAILGGNAERLLNLKPT is encoded by the coding sequence ATGAACAACCGCCGATCTTTTTTGAAGACCTCTGGCAAAGCCCTGGGTGGCTTATTTTTTTGCGGCTGCGGATTATCACATGCTGCCGATACAGCAAAGCCTAAACGTATTACCCCCGTTTTTATCAATGGTAAACGCATCAAAACGATCGACGTACATGCACACTGCATGTTCCAGGATGCCATTGACTTAATGGGTGAAGATGCTGCCTCAGTTCCACCGCCAACCAAAGGCATTCCAGAACATTTCATCAAAATTAATGAGCGCATTAAGGCGATGGATGCTCAAGGTATTGACATGCAAGTTCTCAGCGTCAATCCTTACTGGTATCGCAAAGATAAAGAGACTGCTGTCGAGATCTGCCGACTCAACAATTTACATCTAGCAGAACTCTGCAACCTCAGACCCGATAAGTTTGCTGCTTTTGCATCACTGACCATGCAATATCCTGATCTAGCAGTAGAGCAACTCGAGTACGCAGTTAAAAAACAGGGTTTACGTGGCGCTGCGATTGGCGGTAGCGTATTAGGGCAAGATTTTTCAGATCCCAAATATCATCCCGTACTCGCGAAAGCGCAGGAGCTGAATGTCGCTCTATTCATTCACCCACAAAGTACCCCACAGCTTGCTCAGCGCTTCAAGGGAAACGGCTGGATGTCGAATGTGATTGGTAATCCGCTGGATACTACGATCGCTTTACAGCACCTCATTTATGAGGGAGTCCTAGATAAATATCCACAACTCAAAGTGCTGGCAGCCCATGGAGGCGGATTTTTAGGCTCCTATGCTCCCCGTATGGACCATAGCTGTTTTGTGTCACCCAAAAACTGTGATCCCAATATTGTTTTGAAGAAGAAGCCCTCTGAGTATCTGAAGCAACTGTACTTTGATTCACTTGTATTTACACCAGAGGCATTGCAGTACCTGGTGTCACAAGTAGGTGTTAGCCAAGTAGTGATTGGTACAGATCACCCAATTCCTTGGGAAGAATTTCCGGTGGAGCATGTCATGGCCACTCCGGGGCTAAGCAATACAGATCGGATTGCCATTCTTGGCGGCAATGCAGAACGCCTGCTCAACTTAAAACCAACTTAA
- a CDS encoding alpha/beta fold hydrolase, whose amino-acid sequence MQDLLKTAKIGKYDIQYLDVGQGVPVVLIHGLAGDYSAWTSQIQLLKDHYRVIAFDNRGAGKSTQVDEPISTQDLAKDTLGLMDFLNIPSAHIVGRSMGGAVAQHMALMSPERVKSLVLCASFAVLDPLGRRVLLNMREALEWRMSWADHARHSIQNFVSYEFFNNKQEQVKKIEALIGGETRLPACYSRQNEACQNHDTEDQLAFIKQPTLIMAGKNDPICSLTATEIMSKGIAGSETILFDNASHFFLMEQPEKFNRSLKEWLDTH is encoded by the coding sequence ATGCAGGATTTATTAAAGACGGCGAAGATCGGCAAGTACGACATTCAATATCTCGATGTTGGTCAAGGCGTACCGGTAGTCTTAATTCATGGTTTAGCAGGTGACTATAGCGCCTGGACCTCGCAGATACAGCTTCTAAAGGATCACTATAGAGTGATTGCCTTTGACAATCGTGGGGCGGGTAAGAGCACTCAGGTTGATGAACCTATCAGCACCCAAGATCTTGCGAAAGATACTTTGGGATTAATGGATTTTCTGAATATTCCATCAGCACATATTGTTGGCAGATCTATGGGTGGAGCGGTTGCTCAGCACATGGCTTTAATGTCGCCAGAGCGAGTGAAATCCTTAGTGCTGTGCGCATCATTTGCTGTACTAGACCCACTGGGTCGTAGAGTGCTATTGAATATGCGGGAAGCGCTAGAGTGGCGTATGAGCTGGGCTGACCATGCGCGACACTCCATACAAAACTTTGTCTCCTATGAATTTTTTAACAATAAACAAGAGCAAGTTAAAAAAATTGAGGCACTGATTGGTGGTGAAACTCGATTACCTGCGTGCTATAGCCGTCAGAATGAGGCCTGCCAGAATCATGACACTGAAGATCAATTGGCTTTCATCAAGCAGCCAACACTGATCATGGCTGGAAAAAATGATCCGATTTGCTCTTTGACTGCTACAGAGATTATGAGCAAAGGTATTGCCGGCTCAGAAACTATTCTATTTGATAATGCCAGCCATTTTTTCTTAATGGAGCAGCCTGAGAAATTTAATCGAAGTCTCAAAGAGTGGCTCGATACACATTAA
- a CDS encoding ABC transporter ATP-binding protein encodes MIRVPRRFILATNAILKIEGLNAFYGDSHILYDVSFELKKDTVLALLGRNGAGKTTCISSIIGFLSGRTGLIELDGVQLQNLSPEKICQAGIGIVPQGRRIFPSLTVKENLDVAYQAPRAGSSRQWSLEDVFQFFPRLNERKNQIAGSLSGGEQQMLAIGRALMTNPKVLLLDEPSEGLAPQIVKEVGNIIATLKPFISIVLVEQNLNLALSVADDVVLLNGGKVVFSGSKALFTEKQQELQAHLSVE; translated from the coding sequence ATGATCCGCGTACCAAGGAGATTTATCTTGGCCACTAATGCCATCTTAAAGATTGAAGGCTTAAATGCCTTTTATGGCGACAGTCATATTCTGTATGACGTGTCATTTGAGTTAAAGAAAGATACTGTTCTCGCTTTATTGGGCAGAAATGGTGCGGGTAAGACTACTTGCATTAGCTCCATCATTGGTTTCTTGTCTGGCAGAACTGGATTAATTGAGTTGGATGGCGTGCAGCTACAAAACCTATCGCCTGAGAAAATTTGTCAGGCAGGCATCGGTATTGTTCCCCAGGGTCGTCGCATTTTTCCTAGCTTGACAGTCAAAGAGAATCTAGACGTGGCATATCAAGCTCCCCGTGCTGGCAGCTCACGCCAGTGGTCTCTTGAAGATGTGTTTCAGTTCTTCCCGCGTTTAAATGAGCGCAAGAATCAGATTGCGGGCAGCTTATCCGGTGGTGAGCAGCAAATGCTAGCGATTGGCAGGGCCTTGATGACCAATCCTAAGGTCTTACTATTGGATGAGCCATCAGAAGGTTTGGCGCCACAAATTGTCAAAGAGGTGGGCAATATTATTGCCACCCTCAAGCCATTCATTTCTATTGTGCTGGTTGAGCAAAATCTCAACCTGGCTTTAAGTGTTGCAGATGATGTTGTGCTTTTGAACGGCGGTAAGGTTGTCTTTAGCGGTAGCAAAGCACTGTTTACTGAAAAGCAGCAAGAGCTACAAGCTCACCTGAGTGTGGAATAA
- a CDS encoding ABC transporter ATP-binding protein — MSPILQVSDLSKSFGGLKVTKGVNLTVNAGERHLLIGPNGAGKTTLFNLISGDLASDSGTITLAGKNVTKLPTAKRAQLDLARTYQILTLFGKDNLISNVKLALLGKMSLRWKCWGSFLTESDLDQKALAVLEKVGLGAKAYLPLEQTSYGEKRRLEIAMALAQNPQILLLDEPLAGLSTEERETITELLQQIDRNITILMIEHDMAVALAFADRVTLLHYGEVITSGTRQEVVNDPRTKEIYLGH, encoded by the coding sequence ATGAGTCCCATTCTTCAAGTTTCCGATTTAAGTAAATCCTTTGGTGGTCTGAAAGTGACCAAGGGCGTTAATTTGACTGTGAACGCCGGAGAGAGGCATCTCTTGATCGGACCCAATGGTGCGGGCAAGACAACCTTATTCAATCTGATCTCTGGTGACCTGGCTTCAGACTCCGGAACCATCACGCTTGCTGGAAAAAATGTTACTAAATTGCCAACGGCTAAGCGTGCACAGCTGGATTTAGCAAGAACCTATCAAATTCTGACGCTATTTGGTAAAGACAATTTAATTTCTAATGTGAAGTTGGCGCTATTGGGAAAAATGTCCTTACGTTGGAAATGCTGGGGATCTTTCTTAACCGAATCAGATCTAGATCAGAAAGCATTAGCAGTGTTGGAGAAGGTAGGGCTTGGTGCTAAAGCTTATCTGCCCTTAGAGCAGACCTCTTATGGAGAGAAGCGTCGCCTAGAGATTGCGATGGCCTTAGCGCAGAACCCGCAAATCTTATTGCTCGATGAGCCTTTAGCAGGCTTATCTACCGAAGAACGTGAAACCATTACTGAATTGCTCCAGCAAATTGATCGCAATATTACTATTTTGATGATTGAGCATGATATGGCTGTGGCCTTAGCCTTTGCTGATCGAGTAACGCTTTTGCATTACGGTGAAGTGATTACGAGTGGCACGCGTCAAGAAGTTGTCAATGATCCGCGTACCAAGGAGATTTATCTTGGCCACTAA
- a CDS encoding branched-chain amino acid ABC transporter permease — MNRIFYIVILAVLLALPIIIGGTYYTNLASQVLIAGIFAMSLNLLVGYAGLTSLGHAGYLGLAAYISSWLTVKLGWSHASTAAIAIVSTTAIAGIFGLIALRATGISFLMITLAFGQILWGLAYRWASVTGGDNGISGITRPHMFGLDLGEANYFYYFTLFVFLLVWIAIAIMVRSPFGATIRGTKDQPRRMSALGFNVWLIRWVTFTACGFFGSIGGIMYVYYHQFISPHSLSLANSAEMLLMVIAGGAGTLMGPVIGAALVMLLKNVASQYVDHWVTLLGLVFIFIVMFIPGGIVAGFDRIKNALNSNK, encoded by the coding sequence TTGAACCGCATTTTCTATATTGTCATTCTGGCTGTATTGCTTGCGCTCCCAATCATCATTGGGGGTACGTACTACACCAACCTTGCAAGCCAAGTTCTGATTGCGGGCATCTTCGCAATGAGTCTCAACTTACTTGTCGGTTATGCCGGTCTTACTTCACTGGGTCATGCAGGCTACTTGGGCTTAGCGGCATACATCAGTAGTTGGTTGACGGTAAAGCTAGGTTGGAGTCATGCAAGTACTGCAGCGATTGCAATCGTGAGCACTACCGCCATCGCCGGCATCTTTGGTCTTATCGCCTTGCGCGCTACAGGTATTAGCTTCTTGATGATCACATTGGCCTTTGGGCAAATTCTTTGGGGTTTAGCGTATCGTTGGGCTAGTGTGACTGGTGGTGATAACGGAATCTCCGGCATCACTAGACCACATATGTTTGGACTTGATTTAGGGGAGGCGAATTATTTTTACTACTTCACCCTTTTTGTATTTTTATTAGTGTGGATTGCAATTGCGATTATGGTTCGCTCTCCATTTGGTGCGACTATTCGTGGGACTAAAGATCAACCACGTCGGATGAGTGCGCTGGGCTTTAATGTCTGGCTCATTCGTTGGGTTACCTTTACTGCTTGTGGCTTCTTTGGCTCTATTGGTGGAATTATGTATGTCTACTATCACCAATTTATTAGCCCGCACAGTCTTTCCTTGGCAAACTCTGCTGAGATGCTCTTGATGGTGATTGCCGGCGGTGCTGGCACCTTGATGGGCCCAGTCATTGGCGCTGCTTTAGTGATGTTGCTGAAGAACGTAGCGAGCCAGTATGTCGATCACTGGGTAACCTTATTGGGCTTGGTCTTTATTTTCATTGTGATGTTCATTCCAGGTGGAATTGTTGCTGGATTTGATCGTATTAAAAATGCACTCAACTCAAACAAGTAA
- a CDS encoding branched-chain amino acid ABC transporter permease — translation MSFWLIQSLNSLALGGVLFTLAAGFSLIFGLMRIANLSHGAYFMLGAYVGLSVIEAGHSFFLAILAAAVAIGLLGCVVERVILRRLAGNSLSQVLATLGVAFVIADCSLWFWGGDPRPVAAPSFLAGGVQILGQTFPLYRIALVIFSIFVALGLWLLLDKTKLGVMIRASVDDRQMAQGIGVPATKLFSIVFCLGAALAGVGGIAAAPILSVYPGLDADMLPIALVVVILGGLGSLLGAFIGSFLIGFIYSFGQALFPDLAYIILFLPMLIILAVRPRGLFGKISA, via the coding sequence ATGTCTTTTTGGTTAATTCAGAGTCTTAATAGCCTTGCCCTAGGGGGAGTTCTTTTCACCCTGGCGGCGGGCTTTTCATTAATTTTCGGATTAATGCGCATTGCCAATCTTTCTCACGGCGCTTACTTTATGTTGGGTGCTTATGTTGGTTTAAGTGTGATTGAAGCAGGGCACTCTTTCTTCTTAGCAATTCTTGCTGCCGCAGTGGCAATAGGTTTATTAGGTTGCGTTGTCGAAAGAGTGATCTTGCGTCGCTTAGCGGGCAATAGCCTATCTCAAGTCTTGGCAACCTTAGGTGTTGCCTTTGTCATTGCTGATTGCAGCCTTTGGTTTTGGGGTGGGGATCCTCGTCCTGTTGCGGCGCCAAGCTTTCTTGCTGGCGGTGTTCAGATCCTTGGCCAAACCTTTCCTCTCTACCGTATTGCTTTAGTTATCTTTAGTATTTTTGTAGCACTTGGCTTATGGCTTTTGCTGGATAAAACAAAACTGGGTGTCATGATTCGCGCTAGCGTTGATGATCGCCAAATGGCTCAAGGGATTGGTGTACCTGCGACTAAATTGTTCTCCATTGTGTTTTGCTTGGGCGCGGCTTTGGCGGGAGTAGGTGGTATTGCTGCTGCTCCGATTTTGTCGGTATACCCAGGCCTAGATGCAGACATGCTGCCAATTGCATTGGTAGTGGTGATTCTGGGTGGCTTAGGTAGTTTATTGGGCGCATTCATCGGCAGCTTTTTGATTGGCTTTATCTACAGCTTTGGTCAAGCTCTGTTCCCTGATTTGGCATACATCATTTTGTTTTTACCGATGCTGATTATTTTGGCTGTTCGCCCACGTGGCTTGTTTGGAAAGATTAGCGCTTGA
- a CDS encoding ABC transporter substrate-binding protein, with translation MLKKIHLKAVALAVTGALLTPAAFAADKAPIRVGFLTIKSGALAAGGKQMEEAINLFMKERNNTIAGRKVELFVADTSGQPAVTKTKTQELVEKDKVQVIIGPLAAFEAIAVDDYIKKVGVPVISPSAGAEDLTQRKPNPWFVRGVGSSAQPSHALGEYAAKDLKYKRIAIIADDFAFGHEIAAGFQRTFEENGGKVVQKLWTPLNVADYGTYIGQIKPNVDAVFAAFAGGNGVKFVKQYSEYGLKGKIPLLGAMTTVDEGILPFMGDDALGVISTGWYSANLNNAANAKFVKDFNTAYKKDPGYYSMGAYGAALMLEQALKDVKGNIEDKNAFMAALRAVQLPNDPRGKVTLDALGNPIMDIYIRKVEKKDGKLSNVVIKTYPAVSQFWTYKTKDFLSNPVYSRDYPPANNLEN, from the coding sequence ATGTTGAAGAAGATCCACCTAAAGGCAGTAGCACTAGCAGTAACGGGTGCGCTTTTGACTCCCGCAGCTTTTGCGGCCGATAAAGCGCCAATTCGGGTTGGCTTTCTGACCATCAAATCTGGCGCATTGGCTGCCGGTGGAAAGCAGATGGAAGAGGCAATTAACCTCTTCATGAAGGAGCGCAACAATACGATTGCCGGTAGAAAGGTAGAGCTCTTTGTAGCTGATACTTCTGGCCAACCAGCTGTTACTAAAACTAAAACACAAGAGCTGGTGGAAAAAGATAAGGTTCAAGTCATTATTGGACCTTTGGCAGCCTTTGAGGCAATTGCAGTAGATGACTACATCAAAAAAGTCGGCGTGCCTGTTATCTCACCATCCGCTGGCGCAGAAGATTTGACACAACGCAAACCGAATCCTTGGTTTGTTCGTGGTGTAGGTAGTTCAGCACAACCAAGTCATGCATTAGGTGAGTACGCTGCTAAAGACCTGAAGTACAAGCGCATCGCCATCATTGCCGATGACTTTGCTTTTGGCCATGAGATTGCAGCTGGTTTCCAAAGAACATTTGAAGAAAACGGCGGCAAGGTAGTGCAAAAGCTGTGGACTCCTTTGAACGTAGCGGACTACGGAACTTATATCGGCCAGATTAAGCCAAACGTTGACGCTGTATTTGCAGCCTTCGCTGGTGGTAATGGCGTGAAGTTTGTAAAGCAATATAGTGAGTACGGCTTAAAAGGAAAAATTCCTTTGCTTGGCGCTATGACTACGGTCGATGAAGGTATCTTGCCTTTCATGGGTGATGATGCTCTGGGTGTGATTTCTACTGGTTGGTATTCAGCAAACCTGAATAACGCTGCGAACGCGAAGTTTGTAAAAGACTTCAATACAGCCTATAAAAAGGATCCTGGTTACTATTCCATGGGTGCTTACGGTGCTGCATTGATGCTTGAACAAGCATTGAAAGATGTCAAAGGCAATATTGAAGATAAGAATGCCTTCATGGCTGCATTGCGTGCCGTGCAGTTGCCAAATGACCCAAGAGGCAAGGTGACATTAGACGCATTGGGTAACCCAATTATGGATATCTACATCCGTAAGGTGGAGAAAAAAGACGGCAAGTTGTCTAACGTAGTGATCAAAACTTACCCAGCGGTTAGCCAGTTCTGGACTTATAAAACTAAGGACTTCTTGTCTAACCCTGTTTACTCTAGAGACTACCCACCTGCGAACAATTTAGAAAACTGA
- a CDS encoding GntR family transcriptional regulator — protein sequence MTSITTEPVETDGRLLRERVYEQLRHDILTCELMPGAEIREAELAARFEVSKSPVRDALISLEREGLVITIPRQGYRVAPVSISDMLDMFHLRAALERANIERVIRHASDEQLQALDQFKSFHAHQWPDGFVGYNKSFHRKMAELGGNPRMRDQLIDLIDLMERAVQISVSNMNHGKPEALVEEHREIIDIVQARSIKAAQRLAEQHVLAAGKRVSNAVSRGMIVN from the coding sequence ATGACATCTATCACCACCGAACCCGTAGAAACAGACGGTCGATTACTCCGCGAGAGAGTCTATGAGCAACTGCGTCACGATATTTTGACGTGTGAACTCATGCCTGGTGCTGAGATTCGGGAGGCTGAATTAGCGGCCCGCTTTGAAGTGAGCAAATCGCCTGTTCGTGATGCCTTGATTAGCCTAGAACGCGAAGGCTTGGTCATTACGATTCCACGCCAAGGCTATAGAGTGGCGCCAGTCTCAATTTCAGATATGTTGGATATGTTTCATCTGCGAGCAGCACTTGAGCGCGCGAATATTGAGCGAGTCATTCGCCATGCAAGCGATGAACAGTTGCAGGCATTAGATCAATTCAAAAGCTTTCACGCTCACCAGTGGCCAGATGGATTTGTTGGATACAACAAATCCTTCCACCGCAAGATGGCCGAACTCGGTGGCAATCCACGTATGCGCGATCAACTCATAGACCTCATTGATTTAATGGAGAGAGCGGTTCAGATCAGCGTCAGCAATATGAATCACGGCAAACCTGAAGCGCTTGTAGAGGAGCATCGCGAGATCATCGATATCGTGCAAGCCAGATCAATTAAGGCTGCCCAGCGTTTAGCTGAGCAGCATGTGCTTGCTGCCGGCAAGCGCGTAAGTAATGCAGTTTCACGCGGAATGATTGTTAACTAA
- a CDS encoding aldehyde dehydrogenase has protein sequence MSTSNKQVPIRGLFIDGKEVPASQPELLDVLNPATGEMLAQISHATDADVDKAVKSSAKAFASSEWSAMSNRTRAKLINKLADVFEANLEEIYTLETANNGRSLNETRAQVSRLPDFFRYNAGLAIARRDSVIPVDGNYLNYTLRTPIGVVGNSTPFNHPLMIMVKSLAPTLASGCTTVVKPSEYTPLTTLRLAQLFVDAGLPPGVFNVITGLGPSTGKALAEHPGLAKWVLTGGTEAGRITGALAGSNFAHQTLELGGKTPVLVFDDFNVDQAVNYAAFGAFIGAGQTCICGSRQIVQAKIYDEFVEKLAAKAKSIRIGNPIDASVQLGPVVSARQQQRVLKYIDIGLNEDKARLVAGGKAPADPTLQNGFFVEPTVFADVTRNMRIFQEEVFGPFVSVTKFTTEEEGLELANDSPFGLAGAIRTNDVTRAHRVAAKLKCGIVWVNDHHRLDPASPWGGIKDSGIGRECGTESFDQHFETKSVMIRLDDAPFDWYKDTASQPRLN, from the coding sequence ATGTCAACCTCTAATAAGCAAGTACCCATTCGTGGATTATTCATCGATGGCAAGGAAGTGCCGGCATCACAACCAGAGTTGCTAGATGTACTCAATCCAGCAACAGGTGAGATGCTTGCACAAATCTCACACGCCACTGACGCAGACGTTGATAAGGCTGTGAAGAGTTCTGCTAAGGCATTTGCAAGCTCCGAATGGAGTGCGATGTCAAACCGTACAAGAGCAAAACTCATTAACAAGCTTGCAGATGTATTCGAAGCCAACCTAGAAGAAATCTACACATTAGAGACAGCCAACAACGGCCGCTCATTAAATGAGACTCGTGCTCAAGTTTCCCGCTTGCCAGATTTCTTCCGCTACAACGCAGGTCTTGCGATTGCACGTCGCGATTCAGTGATTCCAGTGGATGGCAACTATTTGAACTACACACTACGCACACCAATTGGCGTAGTTGGTAACTCCACACCATTTAATCACCCGTTGATGATTATGGTGAAGAGCTTGGCCCCGACTCTCGCATCAGGCTGCACCACAGTTGTTAAGCCTTCTGAATACACTCCTTTAACAACATTACGTCTTGCTCAACTGTTTGTTGATGCTGGTTTACCTCCAGGAGTATTCAACGTCATTACTGGCCTTGGACCTTCAACTGGTAAAGCACTTGCAGAGCACCCTGGTTTGGCTAAGTGGGTTCTGACTGGTGGCACAGAAGCTGGACGTATTACTGGTGCATTAGCTGGCAGCAACTTCGCACACCAAACTTTAGAACTCGGTGGCAAAACACCAGTGCTCGTATTTGATGACTTCAACGTAGACCAAGCAGTGAACTACGCGGCATTTGGCGCCTTCATTGGCGCAGGACAAACTTGTATTTGCGGAAGCCGTCAAATTGTTCAGGCAAAAATTTATGATGAGTTTGTAGAAAAGCTCGCAGCCAAAGCAAAATCCATTCGCATTGGTAATCCAATTGATGCCTCTGTGCAACTAGGACCTGTCGTTTCCGCACGTCAACAGCAGCGCGTTCTGAAGTACATTGACATTGGATTGAACGAAGACAAAGCCCGTTTGGTTGCTGGCGGAAAAGCGCCTGCTGACCCAACTCTTCAAAACGGCTTCTTTGTTGAGCCAACCGTTTTTGCTGACGTCACTAGAAACATGCGCATCTTCCAAGAGGAAGTATTTGGTCCATTCGTATCTGTGACTAAATTCACGACTGAAGAAGAAGGCCTTGAGTTGGCTAATGATTCTCCATTTGGTCTTGCAGGTGCCATTCGCACAAACGACGTGACTAGAGCGCACCGTGTTGCTGCCAAACTCAAATGCGGTATTGTTTGGGTAAATGATCACCACCGTTTAGACCCAGCATCACCATGGGGCGGCATTAAGGACTCCGGTATTGGTCGCGAGTGCGGTACAGAATCGTTTGATCAACACTTTGAGACTAAGAGCGTCATGATTCGTTTGGATGATGCACCGTTTGACTGGTACAAAGATACCGCCAGCCAACCACGTCTTAACTAA